One window of Lacerta agilis isolate rLacAgi1 chromosome 14, rLacAgi1.pri, whole genome shotgun sequence genomic DNA carries:
- the LOC117057539 gene encoding galactoside 2-alpha-L-fucosyltransferase 2-like: MDLPQRCSFSQPALLFYLYFFGLLSLSTFLYLCEKMPYQQWRISFNNESSFPGMGHPASLTATTSSSRSYYNITTTSSSSSSKIMDSGIWTVNSIGRLGNQMGEYATLYALAKMNGHQAYIYPDMHQYLSPIFRITLPVINAEVEKKISWKNFGLQDWMSEDYKHIKGKYVRLTGYPCSYTFYHHIRQEILQQFSFHDHIKEEANQYLQELRGQRQEVTYVGVHVRRGDYVYVMSKIWKGVVADRGYLEKAMNYFREKYRNPIFVVTSNGLEWCKKNINSSRGDVYFSGDGRESSPGRDFALLAHCNHTIMTIGTFGFWAGYLAGGETVYLANYTLPDSPFLEVFKPSAAFLPEWIGIPADLSPLLSKKPVKVQKPEA; encoded by the coding sequence ATGGATCTCCCACAAAGATGTTCCTTCAGCCAACCTGCCCTCTTATTCTACCTCTACTTCTTTGGCCTCCTGTCCCTCTCTACATTCTTGTATTTGTGTGAAAAAATGCCATATCAGCAGTGGAGGATCAGCTTCAATAATGAATCCAGTTTCCCAGGGATGGGACATCCTGCTTCCCTCACCGCCACCACCTCTTCTTCTCGGTCATACTATAACATAACCACGACTTCTTCCAGCTCTTCCTCTAAGATCATGGATAGTGGTATATGGACAGTGAACTCAATTGGCCGTTTGGGAAACCAGATGGGGGAATATGCCACCCTCTATGCCTTAGCCAAGATGAATGGACATCAAGCCTACATCTATCCCGACATGCACCAGTACCTCTCACCAATATTCCGGATCACTTTGCCTGTGATCAATGCTGAAGTGGAGAAAAAGATCTCCTGGAAGAACTTTGGTCTGCAGGATTGGATGTCAGAGGACTATAAACACATCAAAGGCAAGTACGTCCGGCTGACGGGCTACCCATGTTCTTACACTTTTTATCACCATATCCGCCAAGAGATACTTCAGCAGTTCTCCTTCCATGACCACATCAAGGAAGAAGCTAATCAATATCTTCAGGAGCTAAGGGGGCAGCGCCAGGAGGTGACATATGTTGGAGTACATGTCCGCAGAGGGGATTATGTGTATGTAATGTCCAAGATCTGGAAAGGTGTGGTGGCTGACAGAGGCTATTTGGAGAAAGCCATGAACTATTTCAGAGAGAAGTACCGCAACCCCATCTTTGTGGTGACCAGCAATGGGTTGGAGTGGTGCAAGAAAAACATCAATTCCTCCAGGGGGGATGTTTATTTTTCTGGGGATGGGCGGGAGTCCTCTCCAGGGAGGGATTTTGCTCTCCTTGCTCATTGCAACCACACAATAATGACAATTGGCACTTTTGGCTTCTGGGCCGGCTACCTGGCTGGTGGGGAGACCGTCTACTTGGCCAACTACACCCTCCCAGACTCTCCCTTCCTTGAGGTCTTCAAGCCCTCGGCAGCGTTTTTGCCCGAATGGATTGGGATCCCAGCggacctttcccctctgctgtCCAAGAAACCTGTCAAAGTCCAGAAACCAGAAGCTTGA
- the LOC117057540 gene encoding galactoside 2-alpha-L-fucosyltransferase 2-like, whose amino-acid sequence MDLPQRCSFSQPALLIFLYIFGLLSLSTFLHLYDKMPYQRWRISFENEFNFPGMGHPASLNATTSSSHSSSKIMDSGIWTVNSIGRLGNQMGEYATLYALAKMNGHQAYIYPAMHQYLSPIFRITLPVINAEVEKKIRWRNFGLHDWMSEDYKHIKGKYVRLTGYPCSYTFYHHIRQEILQQFSFHDHIKEEANQYLQELRGQRQEVTYVGVHVRRGDYVHVMPKIWKGVVADRGYLEKAMNYFREKYHNPIFVVTSNGMEWCKKNINASRGDVYFSGDGRESSPGRDFALLAHCNHTIMTIGTFGIWAGYLAGGETVYLANYTLPDSPFLKVFKPSAAFLPEWIGIAADLSPLLPKEPPQVQKPEAVRVVTSTPDRGLKDLALSNTSIPPLLNLTLR is encoded by the exons ATGGATCTCCCACAAAGATGTTCCTTCAGCCAACCTGCCCTCTTAATATTCCTCTACATATTTGGCCTCCTGTCCCTCTCTACATTCTTGCACCTATATGACAAGATGCCATATCAGCGGTGGAGGATCAGCTTCGAGAATGAATTCAATTTCCCAGGGATGGGACATCCTGCTTCCCTCAATGCCACCACCTCTTCTTCTCA CTCTTCCTCTAAGATCATGGATAGTGGTATATGGACAGTGAACTCCATTGGCCGTTTGGGAAACCAGATGGGGGAATATGCCACCCTCTATGCCTTAGCCAAGATGAATGGACATCAAGCCTACATCTATCCAGCCATGCACCAGTACCTTTCACCAATATTCCGGATCACTTTGCCTGTGATCAATGCTGAAGTGGAGAAAAAGATCCGCTGGAGGAACTTTGGTCTTCATGATTGGATGTCAGAGGACTATAAACACATCAAAGGCAAGTACGTCCGGCTGACGGGCTACCCATGTTCTTACACTTTTTATCACCATATCCGTCAAGAGATACTTCAGCAGTTCTCCTTCCATGACCACATCAAGGAAGAAGCCAATCAATATCTTCAGGAGCTAAGGGGGCAGCGCCAGGAGGTGACATATGTTGGAGTGCATGTCCGCAGAGGGGATTATGTCCATGTGATGCCCAAGATCTGGAAAGGTGTGGTGGCTGACAGAGGATATTTGGAGAAAGCCATGAACTATTTCAGAGAGAAGTACCACAATCCCATCTTTGTGGTGACCAGCAATGGGATGGAGTGGTGCAAGAAAAACATCAATGCCTCCAGGGGGGATGTTTATTTTTCTGGGGATGGGCGGGAGTCCTCTCCAGGGAGGGATTTTGCTCTCCTTGCTCATTGCAACCACACAATAATGACCATAGGCACTTTTGGCATCTGGGCCGGTTACCTGGCTGGTGGGGAGACCGTCTACTTGGCCAACTACACCCTCCCAGACTCTCCCTTCCTTAAGGTCTTCAAGCCCTCGGCAGCGTTTTTGCCCGAATGGATTGGGATCGCAGCggacctttcccctctgctgcCCAAGGAACCTCCCCAAGTCCAGAAGCCAGAAGCTGTGAGAGTGGTCACCAGCACTCCTGACAGGGGGCTCAAAGACCTAGCTTTGTCAAACACATCGATCCCTCCTCTTTTAAACCTCACTTTGCGGTAA
- the LOC117057538 gene encoding galactoside 2-alpha-L-fucosyltransferase 2-like, with amino-acid sequence MDLPQRCSFSQPALLFYLYFFGLLSLSTFLYLCEKMPYQQWRISFKNESKDSGIWTVNSAGRLGNQMGEYATLYALAKMNGHQAYIYPDMHQYLSPIFQITLPVINADLDEEIRWKNFGLHDWMSEDYKHIKGKYVRLTGFPCSYTFYHHIRQEILQQFSFHDHIKEEANQYLQELRGQRQEVTYVGVHVRRGDYVHFMPEELKGVVADRGYLEKAMNYFREKYRNPIFVVTSNGMEWCKKNINASSGDVYFSGDGQESSPGRDFALLAHCNHTIMTIGTFGFWAGYLAGGETVYLANYTLPDSPFLKVFKPSAAFLPEWIGIAADLSPLPSKKPSQGWRFWFTQG; translated from the coding sequence ATGGATCTCCCACAAAGATGTTCCTTCAGCCAACCTGCCCTCTTATTCTACCTCTACTTCTTTGGCCTCCTGTCCCTCTCTACATTCTTGTACTTGTGTGAAAAAATGCCATATCAGCAGTGGAGGATCAGCTTCAAGAATGAATCCAAGGATAGTGGTATATGGACGGTGAACTCTGCTGGCCGTTTGGGAAACCAGATGGGGGAATATGCCACCCTCTATGCCTTAGCCAAGATGAATGGACATCAAGCCTACATCTATCCCGACATGCACCAGTACCTCTCACCAATATTCCAGATCACCTTGCCTGTGATCAATGCTGATTTGGACGAAGAAATCCGCTGGAAGAACTTTGGTCTGCACGATTGGATGTCAGAGGATTATAAACACATCAAAGGCAAGTACGTCCGGCTGACGGGCTTCCCATGTTCTTACACTTTTTATCACCATATCCGTCAAGAGATACTTCAGCAGTTCTCCTTCCATGACCACATCAAGGAAGAAGCCAATCAATATCTTCAGGAGCTAAGAGGGCAGCGCCAGGAGGTGACATATGTTGGCGTGCATGTCCGCAGAGGGGATTATGTCCATTTCATGCCTGAGGAATTGAAAGGTGTGGTGGCTGACAGAGGCTATTTGGAGAAAGCCATGAACTATTTCAGAGAGAAGTACCGCAACCCCATCTTTGTGGTGACCAGCAATGGGATGGAGTGGTGCAAGAAAAACATCAATGCCTCCAGCGGGGATGTTTATTTTTCTGGGGATGGGCAGGAGTCCTCTCCAGGGAGGGATTTTGCTCTCCTTGCTCATTGCAACCACACAATAATGACAATTGGCACTTTTGGCTTCTGGGCCGGCTACCTGGCTGGTGGGGAGACCGTCTACTTGGCCAACTACACCCTCCCAGACTCTCCCTTCCTTAAGGTCTTCAAGCCCTCGGCAGCATTTTTGCCTGAATGGATTGGGATTGCAGcggacctttcccctctgccgtCCAAGAAACCTTCCCAAGGGTGGCGCTTCTGGTTTACACAGGGTTAA